One window of Anaeromyxobacter diazotrophicus genomic DNA carries:
- a CDS encoding UDP-N-acetylmuramoyl-L-alanyl-D-glutamate--2,6-diaminopimelate ligase, with protein sequence MRLSKVIEGTGARGALEGDPPIALVTGDSRAVRPGALFFALRGVAADGHDFAAEAARRGAAAVVAEREVACAPARLLLVPSTRRAMALAAMNFFGRPGEALELVGVTGTNGKTTVTYLVEACARAAGVPSAVLGTVTHRWPGGERPASHTTPESTEVAETLATARDAGARLALLEVSSHALAQERAAGLTFRAAGFTNLTRDHLDYHGDMEGYFQAKRRLFTEHLAPGGTAVLNGADAYGQRLASELARGGTARVWRYGAPGAELGAAGARFGLGGLSARLATPAGELDLASPLVGAHNLENLLCAAGLALAAGLPLEAVGRGLAACPGAPGRLERVSGRGVHAFVDYAHTDDALARAIAALRALAPRRLVVVFGCGGDRDRGKRPLMGEVAGRGAELAVATSDNPRGERPEDILAEIVPGLERAGARRLTGAEAAAGARGYLVVPDRREAIALALAAARPGDAVLIAGKGHEDYQLIGGERRHFDDREEARRGLGATP encoded by the coding sequence ATGCGCCTTTCCAAGGTGATCGAGGGGACGGGAGCGCGGGGGGCGCTCGAGGGCGATCCGCCGATCGCGCTCGTGACGGGCGACTCGCGCGCGGTCCGGCCGGGGGCGCTCTTCTTCGCCCTGCGCGGGGTCGCGGCCGACGGGCACGACTTCGCCGCCGAGGCGGCGCGCCGGGGCGCGGCGGCGGTGGTGGCCGAGCGCGAGGTCGCCTGCGCGCCGGCGCGGCTCCTGCTCGTCCCCAGCACCCGCCGCGCCATGGCCCTCGCGGCCATGAACTTCTTCGGCCGGCCCGGGGAGGCGCTCGAGCTCGTCGGCGTCACCGGCACGAACGGGAAGACCACCGTCACCTACCTGGTGGAGGCGTGCGCCCGGGCGGCCGGCGTCCCGAGCGCGGTGCTCGGCACCGTGACGCACCGCTGGCCGGGCGGGGAGCGCCCCGCCAGCCACACCACCCCGGAGTCGACCGAGGTGGCCGAGACGCTCGCCACCGCCCGCGACGCCGGGGCGCGCCTCGCGCTCCTGGAGGTCTCGTCGCACGCGCTCGCCCAGGAGCGCGCCGCGGGCCTCACCTTCCGCGCGGCCGGCTTCACGAACCTCACCCGCGACCACCTCGACTACCACGGCGACATGGAGGGGTACTTCCAGGCCAAGCGCCGGCTCTTCACCGAGCACCTCGCGCCGGGCGGGACGGCGGTGCTGAACGGCGCGGACGCCTACGGCCAGCGGCTCGCGAGCGAGCTCGCGCGCGGCGGGACCGCCCGCGTCTGGCGCTACGGCGCGCCCGGCGCCGAGCTCGGCGCGGCCGGGGCGCGCTTCGGCCTCGGGGGCCTCTCGGCGCGGCTCGCGACCCCCGCCGGCGAGCTCGACCTCGCCTCCCCGCTCGTCGGCGCGCACAACCTCGAGAACCTCCTGTGCGCCGCCGGCCTCGCCCTCGCGGCCGGGCTGCCGCTCGAGGCGGTGGGCCGCGGCCTCGCCGCCTGCCCCGGCGCGCCCGGCCGGCTCGAGCGCGTCAGCGGCCGGGGCGTGCACGCCTTCGTCGACTACGCCCACACCGACGACGCCCTGGCGCGCGCGATCGCCGCGCTGCGGGCGCTCGCGCCCCGGCGCCTCGTGGTGGTGTTCGGCTGCGGCGGCGACCGCGACCGCGGCAAGCGCCCGCTCATGGGCGAGGTGGCCGGCCGCGGCGCCGAGCTCGCGGTCGCGACGAGCGACAACCCGCGCGGCGAGCGGCCCGAGGACATCCTGGCCGAGATCGTGCCGGGGCTGGAGCGGGCCGGGGCGCGCCGCCTCACCGGCGCCGAGGCGGCGGCCGGGGCGCGCGGTTACCTCGTCGTCCCCGACCGCCGGGAGGCGATCGCGCTCGCGCTCGCCGCCGCCCGGCCCGGCGACGCCGTGCTCATCGCCGGCAAGGGCCACGAGGACTACCAGCTCATCGGCGGCGAGCGCCGCCACTTCGACGATCGCGAGGAGGCGCGCCGGGGGCTCGGCGCCACGCCATGA
- a CDS encoding penicillin-binding protein, which produces MRTGGEAAQVRWIAARIAAVALLFVGGFAAVAAQAVRLQVLQADKLRGHGEDQWRRFVELPPRRGAITARNGELLAASADAPSVGASPAALQRLEPGDQARLARALGMDLEQLRRRAQRGSKFVWLKRRIGPDEAKAVQALGLDAVALFQEPRRYYPAKTLAAQLVGFVGDDGEGLEGIEKAYDEALQGDGARVASVRDARGRSVLTEAPAPEALLAGAQVELALDGGLQLVAEQALGKAVAQARAASGILVAIDPRTGEVLALAQAPGFNPNLPRKGGLLRNKAVLDTFEPGSTFKIFTVAGALESGVLMPTDTIDCEQGAYRIGGHVIHDHKGLGRASAARILAASSNVGAAKIGARLGRERLRQTLLAFGFGERTGTEIPGEPRGAVPFPKAEITLATMSFGQGVAATPLQITAAVAAVANGGTLMKPILVRRVVDAGTGAVLSRNDPTPIRRAVSRETALQLSRWLEGVVSDADGTGKRARIPGWRVAGKTGTAQKADPLTHRYSVDKRFSSFVGFAPAEAPRLAVGVFVDEPRGDVYGGEVAAPVFREVVEHALKSMGVPPSGEADELAAAGAPAAPDPAPARRSTPADEPSPGAAIEETAARADGEGGVAVPALAGLPARVALRRLEEAELTGEVTGSGRVTGQSPRPGQVVDRGARVRLVLAPPRS; this is translated from the coding sequence ATGCGGACCGGGGGCGAGGCGGCGCAGGTCCGCTGGATCGCCGCGCGCATCGCCGCGGTGGCGCTCCTCTTCGTGGGCGGCTTCGCCGCTGTGGCGGCGCAGGCGGTGCGCCTCCAGGTCCTGCAGGCGGACAAGCTCCGCGGCCACGGCGAGGACCAGTGGCGACGCTTCGTCGAGCTGCCGCCGCGCCGGGGGGCGATCACCGCCCGCAACGGCGAGCTCCTCGCCGCCAGCGCCGACGCGCCGTCGGTGGGCGCCAGCCCGGCCGCGCTGCAGCGCCTCGAGCCCGGCGACCAGGCGCGGCTCGCGCGCGCGCTCGGGATGGACCTGGAGCAGCTCCGCCGCCGGGCGCAGCGCGGCTCGAAGTTCGTGTGGCTGAAGCGGCGCATCGGCCCGGACGAGGCGAAGGCGGTGCAGGCGCTCGGCCTCGACGCGGTGGCCCTCTTCCAGGAGCCGCGCCGGTACTACCCGGCGAAGACGCTGGCGGCGCAGCTGGTCGGCTTCGTCGGCGACGACGGCGAGGGGCTGGAGGGGATCGAGAAGGCCTACGACGAGGCGCTGCAGGGCGACGGTGCGCGCGTGGCCTCGGTGCGCGACGCGCGCGGCCGCTCGGTGCTGACGGAGGCGCCCGCGCCCGAGGCGCTCCTGGCCGGGGCGCAGGTCGAGCTCGCCCTCGACGGCGGCCTGCAGCTCGTGGCCGAGCAGGCGCTCGGCAAGGCGGTGGCGCAGGCGCGCGCCGCCTCCGGGATCCTGGTGGCGATCGACCCGCGCACCGGCGAGGTGCTGGCGCTGGCCCAGGCGCCCGGCTTCAACCCGAACCTCCCGCGCAAGGGCGGCCTGCTCCGCAACAAGGCGGTGCTCGACACCTTCGAGCCCGGCTCGACCTTCAAGATCTTCACCGTGGCGGGCGCGCTCGAGTCGGGCGTGCTCATGCCCACCGACACCATCGACTGCGAGCAGGGCGCCTACCGCATCGGCGGCCACGTCATCCACGACCACAAGGGCCTCGGCCGCGCCAGCGCCGCCCGCATCCTCGCCGCCAGCTCCAACGTCGGGGCGGCCAAGATCGGCGCGCGGCTGGGCCGGGAGCGGCTCCGGCAGACCCTGCTCGCCTTCGGCTTCGGCGAGCGGACCGGCACCGAGATCCCCGGCGAGCCGCGCGGCGCGGTGCCCTTCCCGAAGGCGGAGATCACGCTCGCCACCATGAGCTTCGGGCAGGGCGTCGCCGCCACGCCGCTCCAGATCACCGCCGCGGTGGCGGCGGTCGCGAACGGCGGCACGCTCATGAAGCCGATCCTGGTGCGGCGGGTGGTCGACGCCGGGACCGGCGCGGTGCTCTCCCGCAACGACCCCACCCCCATCCGCCGCGCGGTCTCCCGCGAGACCGCCCTCCAGCTCTCGCGCTGGCTCGAGGGCGTGGTGAGCGACGCGGACGGCACCGGCAAGCGGGCGCGCATCCCCGGGTGGCGGGTGGCGGGCAAGACCGGCACGGCGCAGAAGGCCGACCCCCTCACCCACCGCTACTCGGTCGACAAGCGCTTCAGCTCGTTCGTGGGCTTCGCGCCCGCCGAGGCGCCGCGCCTGGCGGTGGGCGTCTTCGTGGACGAGCCGCGCGGGGACGTCTACGGCGGCGAGGTGGCCGCCCCGGTCTTCCGCGAGGTGGTCGAGCACGCGCTCAAGTCGATGGGGGTGCCGCCCTCCGGGGAGGCGGACGAGCTCGCGGCGGCCGGGGCCCCGGCGGCGCCCGACCCGGCCCCGGCGCGGCGGTCCACCCCGGCGGACGAGCCCTCCCCGGGCGCGGCCATCGAGGAGACGGCCGCGCGCGCGGACGGCGAGGGGGGCGTGGCGGTCCCCGCGCTGGCCGGGCTGCCGGCCCGCGTCGCCCTGCGGCGGCTGGAGGAGGCCGAGCTCACCGGCGAGGTGACCGGCTCGGGGCGCGTCACCGGCCAGTCCCCCCGGCCCGGGCAGGTCGTCGACCGGGGGGCACGGGTGCGCCTCGTCCTCGCCCCGCCGCGGAGCTGA
- a CDS encoding cell division protein FtsL, with the protein MSAGRRGGAVLLVLRAALCAAALAGVGVFHVWSHTRVTNEGYRLDELRRAREALRAERNRLEIEVATLRAPGRLSSLARERLGMAPPAPGAVVAGRAVAVAAGGTGRAVGEESLRPAPAEPAVRRVAQARREAVAFGEAMARHQPE; encoded by the coding sequence ATGAGCGCCGGGCGCCGCGGCGGCGCGGTCCTGCTCGTCCTGCGCGCGGCGCTCTGCGCCGCCGCGCTGGCCGGGGTGGGCGTGTTCCACGTGTGGTCGCACACGCGGGTGACGAACGAGGGCTACCGGCTGGATGAGCTGCGGCGCGCGCGCGAGGCGCTGCGCGCCGAGCGGAACCGGCTCGAGATCGAGGTCGCGACGTTGCGCGCTCCGGGGAGGCTCTCGAGCCTCGCCCGCGAGCGCCTGGGGATGGCTCCGCCGGCGCCGGGGGCGGTGGTGGCGGGTCGGGCGGTGGCGGTGGCGGCGGGTGGGACGGGCAGGGCGGTGGGCGAGGAAAGCCTTCGCCCCGCGCCGGCGGAGCCAGCTGTACGGAGGGTGGCGCAGGCGCGCCGCGAGGCGGTGGCGTTCGGCGAGGCGATGGCCCGGCACCAGCCGGAGTAG
- the rsmH gene encoding 16S rRNA (cytosine(1402)-N(4))-methyltransferase RsmH, translating into MSAGFHHASVLAREVVRVLQPAPGKLLLDGTLGGGGHTELLLAEGARVIGIDKDPRALAAASARLARYGEAFRAVRADFRDAKDVLSALGLSGVDGALVDLGVSSPQLDDPARGFSFREAGPLDMRMGEEGETVAELLARVDERELARILEEYGEEPFARPVARAIKRAVADGEELDTARLAEVVAGAIPRKAWPKRIHPATRTFQALRIAVNDELGALAQWLGSLPGLLNPGGRAAAIAFHSLEDRMVKERFRALTHACVCPPDLPVCGCGAKAGFAPVTRGAIKASEEEIAENPRARSARLRAVERLR; encoded by the coding sequence GTGAGCGCCGGATTCCACCATGCGTCCGTCCTGGCCCGCGAGGTCGTCCGCGTCCTGCAGCCCGCGCCCGGCAAGCTCCTGCTCGACGGGACGCTGGGCGGCGGCGGGCACACCGAGCTCCTCCTGGCGGAGGGCGCGCGCGTGATCGGCATCGACAAGGACCCGCGCGCCCTGGCCGCGGCCAGCGCCCGCCTCGCGCGCTACGGCGAGGCCTTCCGCGCGGTGCGGGCCGACTTCCGCGACGCCAAGGACGTGCTCTCGGCGCTCGGGCTGTCCGGGGTGGACGGCGCGCTGGTGGACCTGGGCGTCTCCTCGCCGCAGCTCGACGACCCCGCCCGCGGCTTCTCCTTCCGCGAGGCCGGCCCGCTCGACATGCGCATGGGCGAGGAGGGCGAGACGGTGGCGGAGCTGCTCGCCCGCGTCGACGAGCGCGAGCTGGCGCGGATCCTCGAGGAGTACGGCGAGGAGCCCTTCGCGCGGCCGGTGGCGCGCGCCATCAAGCGCGCTGTGGCCGACGGGGAGGAGCTCGACACGGCCCGGCTGGCCGAGGTGGTGGCCGGCGCCATCCCGCGCAAGGCGTGGCCGAAGCGCATCCACCCCGCCACCCGCACCTTCCAGGCGCTCCGCATCGCGGTCAACGACGAGCTGGGCGCGCTGGCGCAGTGGCTCGGCAGCCTGCCGGGGCTGTTGAACCCGGGCGGGCGCGCGGCGGCCATCGCCTTCCACTCGCTCGAGGACCGGATGGTGAAGGAGCGCTTCCGCGCCCTCACCCACGCCTGCGTCTGCCCGCCCGACCTGCCGGTCTGCGGCTGCGGCGCGAAGGCCGGCTTCGCGCCGGTGACCCGCGGCGCGATCAAGGCCTCCGAGGAGGAGATCGCCGAGAACCCGCGGGCCCGGAGCGCGCGGCTGCGCGCCGTGGAGCGGCTGCGATGA
- a CDS encoding anti-anti-sigma factor — translation MYEARDQDGVTIVRGVGELGRAELAAIAAIAARARHEGRMVVVDLKRVTHLHYAGAALLKAIPGLRAAGASRYVRDLVHAGGAAGYVELYPDVEEAVRAA, via the coding sequence ATGTACGAGGCGCGCGACCAGGACGGCGTCACCATCGTGCGAGGGGTGGGCGAGCTCGGCCGGGCCGAGCTGGCCGCCATCGCGGCGATCGCGGCGCGCGCCCGGCACGAGGGGCGGATGGTGGTGGTGGACCTGAAGCGCGTCACCCACCTCCACTACGCCGGCGCGGCGCTGCTCAAGGCCATCCCGGGGCTGCGCGCGGCGGGCGCGTCGCGCTACGTGCGCGACCTCGTCCACGCCGGCGGCGCCGCCGGGTACGTGGAGCTCTACCCCGACGTCGAGGAGGCCGTGCGCGCCGCGTGA
- a CDS encoding division/cell wall cluster transcriptional repressor MraZ, translating into MFYGTFHHAIDAKGRTSLPAKFRESLAAAGEPKVFLIQAPGMKALRALPHSEWKKLEEKVLQASPFDLKAQKNILRFVSSAQEIDLDEHGRVLVPAQLRAYAGLQKDVVWTGMGRDVCLWDRARFEEQQAEEMAEGDVIDFFKGV; encoded by the coding sequence GTGTTCTACGGGACCTTCCACCACGCGATCGACGCCAAGGGGCGCACCAGCCTCCCGGCCAAGTTCCGCGAGTCGCTCGCCGCGGCGGGCGAGCCGAAGGTCTTCCTGATCCAGGCGCCGGGGATGAAGGCGCTCCGGGCCCTGCCTCACTCGGAGTGGAAGAAGCTCGAGGAGAAGGTGCTGCAGGCGAGCCCGTTCGACCTCAAGGCGCAGAAGAACATCCTGCGCTTCGTCTCGAGCGCGCAGGAGATCGACCTCGACGAGCACGGCCGCGTGCTCGTCCCGGCCCAGCTCCGCGCGTACGCCGGGCTGCAGAAGGACGTGGTGTGGACGGGGATGGGGCGCGACGTCTGCCTCTGGGACAGGGCGCGCTTCGAGGAGCAGCAGGCGGAGGAGATGGCGGAAGGCGACGTCATCGACTTCTTCAAGGGCGTGTAG
- a CDS encoding SDR family oxidoreductase has product MPTLKGKTIFITGASRGIGKAIGVRAARDGANVVVAAKSKVANPKLPGTIYSAAEEIEQAGGKALAVPCDIRSDEEVARAVAQAVERFGGIDVLVNNASAIFLADTASTPMKRYDLMQGVNARGTFLCTQTCLPHLLKAENPHVLMLSPPLSLRPRWFAPHVAYTMAKYGMSMCVLGMAEELRERGVAVNALWPRTVIATAALNLLGGDETAQHGRTAEIVADAAWAVLTRPARQCTGNFFIDEDVLRAEGMQDFERYAVKPGEPLMRDLFVDEAREG; this is encoded by the coding sequence ATGCCCACCTTGAAGGGAAAGACGATCTTCATCACCGGCGCGAGCCGCGGGATCGGGAAGGCCATCGGCGTGCGGGCGGCGCGCGACGGCGCGAACGTGGTCGTGGCCGCGAAGTCGAAGGTCGCAAACCCCAAGCTGCCCGGGACCATCTACTCGGCGGCGGAGGAGATCGAGCAGGCCGGGGGCAAGGCGCTGGCGGTGCCCTGCGACATCCGCTCCGACGAGGAGGTGGCCCGGGCGGTGGCGCAGGCGGTGGAGCGCTTCGGCGGGATCGACGTGCTCGTCAACAACGCGAGCGCCATCTTCCTCGCCGACACCGCCTCGACCCCGATGAAGCGGTACGACCTCATGCAGGGCGTGAACGCGCGCGGGACGTTCCTCTGCACCCAGACCTGCCTGCCCCACCTGCTGAAGGCGGAGAACCCGCACGTCCTCATGCTCTCGCCGCCGCTCTCCCTCCGGCCGCGCTGGTTCGCGCCGCACGTCGCCTACACGATGGCGAAGTACGGCATGAGCATGTGCGTGCTCGGCATGGCCGAGGAGCTGAGGGAGCGCGGCGTGGCCGTGAACGCGCTCTGGCCGCGCACGGTCATCGCCACCGCCGCCCTGAACCTGCTCGGCGGCGACGAGACCGCCCAGCACGGGCGCACCGCCGAGATCGTCGCCGACGCCGCCTGGGCGGTGCTGACGCGCCCGGCGCGGCAGTGCACCGGCAACTTCTTCATCGACGAGGACGTGCTGCGCGCCGAGGGGATGCAGGACTTCGAGCGCTACGCGGTGAAGCCGGGCGAGCCGCTCATGCGCGACCTCTTCGTCGACGAGGCGCGGGAGGGGTGA
- a CDS encoding TonB-dependent receptor, translating to MKAVLGTMVLVLAAVAAPAGAGEIKGTVSFTGAPPQLAPLKVTKNQNVCGATVPDQSIEVAGGHLENVVVMVKGSGLPKPPPEKIVLDQEKCHYKPHVQATGPGATVEIVNSDPMLHNIHGYLGTTTVFNIAMPIKGQKIPRVLSKPGVVHVKCDVHEWMNGWIVVSDTPYAKVGDDGSYTIKDVPPGTYTVTAWHEKLGEKSQQVTVPASGDAAASFTYGK from the coding sequence GTGAAAGCAGTCCTGGGGACGATGGTGCTCGTGCTCGCGGCGGTGGCCGCGCCGGCGGGCGCGGGCGAGATCAAGGGCACGGTGAGCTTCACCGGCGCCCCGCCGCAGCTCGCACCGCTCAAGGTGACGAAGAACCAGAACGTCTGCGGGGCCACCGTCCCCGACCAGTCGATCGAGGTGGCGGGCGGCCACCTCGAGAACGTGGTGGTGATGGTGAAGGGGAGCGGCCTCCCCAAGCCGCCGCCGGAGAAGATCGTGCTCGACCAGGAGAAGTGCCACTACAAGCCGCACGTCCAGGCGACCGGCCCGGGGGCGACGGTCGAGATCGTGAACAGCGACCCCATGCTCCACAACATCCACGGCTACCTGGGGACGACCACCGTCTTCAACATCGCCATGCCGATCAAGGGCCAGAAGATCCCGCGCGTGCTCTCGAAGCCCGGCGTCGTCCACGTGAAGTGCGACGTGCACGAGTGGATGAACGGCTGGATCGTGGTCTCCGACACGCCCTACGCGAAGGTGGGCGACGACGGCTCCTACACGATCAAGGACGTGCCGCCGGGCACCTACACGGTGACCGCCTGGCACGAGAAGCTCGGCGAGAAGTCGCAGCAGGTCACGGTGCCGGCGAGCGGCGACGCGGCCGCCAGCTTCACGTACGGCAAGTAG
- a CDS encoding SCO family protein produces MPKMVARAGDPPHDAARPPGKESAEMTPSPTAPPPAPPASLLARMVARPTFWLLALALPAAWPLVWALRTPLPPPLPVLGEVPRFELTSEQGRAFGSPELEGHVWIASFVFTRCDTICPAITSTMARVQSRARNLEPALHLVSFTVDPEHDTPARLAAYARGYRASPRLWTFLTGPADAVQRAVVSGLHAAMGNDAPPGAEPAIFHDTHLVLVDARGRIRGYYDSGDADAVTRVVRDAALLVNRGS; encoded by the coding sequence ATGCCCAAGATGGTCGCCCGCGCCGGCGACCCGCCGCATGACGCAGCGCGTCCGCCGGGGAAGGAGAGCGCCGAGATGACCCCGAGCCCGACCGCCCCCCCGCCCGCGCCGCCGGCCTCGCTGCTGGCCCGCATGGTGGCACGCCCAACCTTCTGGCTGCTCGCGCTCGCCCTCCCCGCGGCGTGGCCGCTCGTCTGGGCGCTGCGCACGCCCCTCCCGCCGCCGCTGCCAGTCCTCGGGGAGGTCCCTCGCTTCGAGCTCACGAGCGAGCAAGGCCGCGCCTTCGGCTCGCCCGAGCTCGAGGGTCACGTCTGGATCGCGAGCTTCGTCTTCACGCGCTGCGACACGATCTGCCCCGCCATCACGAGCACGATGGCGCGCGTGCAGTCGCGCGCCCGCAACCTCGAGCCCGCGCTCCACCTCGTCTCCTTCACCGTCGACCCGGAGCACGACACGCCGGCGCGGCTCGCCGCCTACGCACGCGGCTACCGGGCGAGCCCCCGACTCTGGACCTTCCTCACCGGCCCCGCCGACGCGGTGCAGCGCGCCGTCGTCTCCGGGCTGCACGCGGCGATGGGGAACGACGCCCCGCCCGGCGCCGAGCCCGCCATCTTCCACGACACCCACCTCGTCCTGGTCGACGCGCGCGGCCGGATCCGCGGCTACTACGACTCGGGGGACGCGGACGCGGTGACGCGGGTGGTCCGGGACGCAGCCTTGCTGGTCAACCGTGGGAGCTGA
- a CDS encoding cytochrome c oxidase subunit 3, with the protein MSQGIAHHAPAAAWPPDAQYGAATPGKIGMWIFLVSDAFSFGGLLLAYGILRTSAHAWRAPGEPALGLSFTAGLTILLIATSVTNVFAHAAAVEGRRRAAALLLGVTALGGALFLLGQYQEWFGLWGHGLVREGLVFGHSARASTFYIITGYHGLHVLVGVVYMLAVLGRYVRGEAGAHDVEILGLYWCFVDFVWVFVFSFLYLFP; encoded by the coding sequence ATGAGCCAAGGCATCGCGCACCACGCGCCGGCAGCTGCCTGGCCGCCGGACGCGCAGTACGGAGCCGCCACCCCCGGCAAGATCGGGATGTGGATCTTCCTCGTCTCCGACGCGTTCTCGTTCGGCGGGCTCCTGCTCGCCTACGGGATCCTGCGGACCTCGGCGCACGCGTGGCGCGCGCCGGGCGAGCCCGCGCTCGGCCTCTCGTTCACGGCCGGCCTCACCATCCTCCTCATCGCGACCAGCGTGACGAACGTCTTCGCGCACGCCGCGGCGGTGGAGGGGCGGCGGCGCGCGGCCGCGCTGCTCCTGGGGGTGACGGCGCTGGGGGGCGCGCTCTTCCTCCTCGGCCAGTACCAGGAGTGGTTCGGGCTGTGGGGGCACGGGCTCGTGCGCGAGGGGCTCGTCTTCGGCCACTCCGCGCGGGCGAGCACCTTCTACATCATCACCGGCTACCACGGGCTGCACGTGCTCGTCGGCGTCGTCTACATGCTGGCCGTCCTCGGCCGGTACGTGCGCGGCGAGGCCGGCGCGCACGACGTCGAGATCCTCGGGCTGTACTGGTGCTTCGTCGACTTCGTCTGGGTGTTCGTCTTCTCGTTCCTCTACCTCTTCCCGTGA
- a CDS encoding cytochrome C oxidase subunit IV family protein — protein sequence MELSSQAAAPRARTSRREILAVFAGLVVMTLAEVAVASASGVARGPRMVALILLAVAKAVLVGLFFMHLRYETRILRLTVFGPLVAPAAYALALVAEAAWGISR from the coding sequence ATGGAGCTCTCGAGCCAAGCCGCTGCCCCCCGCGCGCGCACGAGCCGCCGCGAGATCCTGGCCGTCTTCGCCGGGCTGGTGGTGATGACCCTCGCCGAGGTGGCGGTGGCGAGCGCCTCCGGCGTGGCGCGCGGGCCGCGCATGGTGGCGCTCATCCTCCTCGCCGTCGCCAAGGCGGTGCTGGTCGGCCTCTTCTTCATGCACCTGCGGTACGAGACGCGCATCCTGCGCCTCACCGTCTTCGGCCCGCTCGTCGCGCCCGCCGCCTACGCGCTGGCGCTCGTGGCGGAGGCCGCCTGGGGGATCTCGCGATGA
- the coxB gene encoding cytochrome c oxidase subunit II — MRSPRPLAAAAAAAAALATRAAAAPAPERGYGLPRDVSLDGARVDELLHFTLLATVTIFVVVLGAMAFSFLRHGRAHPARYTHGSRRSVGVLVATVAVIAFGVDVTMFVRTLLDLNGHFWNFARAEEQPGAVRIEVNAHQWAWAVRYPSAQGEFNSADDVVTLNDVRVPAGVPVVIQLASTDVIHSFYLPNFRVKRDAVPGMINSITFQGREPGEYEIACAQHCGPNHYKMRGILTVLAPEDYRRWLETARADARRGYDATDSEAHWGWAWRKE, encoded by the coding sequence GTGAGGTCCCCGCGCCCCCTCGCCGCGGCCGCCGCCGCGGCCGCAGCGCTCGCCACCCGCGCCGCCGCCGCGCCCGCGCCGGAGCGCGGCTACGGCCTGCCGCGCGACGTCTCGCTCGACGGCGCGCGCGTGGACGAGCTCCTCCACTTCACGCTCCTCGCCACCGTCACGATCTTCGTCGTGGTGCTGGGCGCCATGGCCTTCTCCTTCCTGCGCCACGGCCGGGCGCACCCCGCCCGCTACACGCACGGCTCGCGCCGCTCGGTCGGCGTGCTGGTGGCGACGGTGGCGGTGATCGCGTTCGGGGTGGACGTGACGATGTTCGTCCGGACGCTCCTCGACCTCAACGGCCACTTCTGGAACTTCGCTCGGGCCGAGGAGCAGCCCGGGGCGGTGCGCATCGAGGTCAACGCGCACCAGTGGGCCTGGGCGGTGCGCTACCCGTCCGCACAGGGCGAGTTCAACTCCGCCGACGACGTGGTGACCTTGAACGACGTGCGGGTCCCCGCCGGCGTCCCGGTGGTCATCCAGCTCGCCTCGACGGACGTCATCCACAGCTTCTACCTGCCGAACTTCCGGGTGAAGCGCGACGCGGTGCCGGGGATGATCAACTCGATCACCTTCCAGGGCCGGGAGCCCGGCGAGTACGAGATCGCCTGCGCCCAGCACTGCGGGCCGAACCACTACAAGATGCGCGGGATCCTCACCGTGCTCGCGCCCGAGGACTACCGGCGCTGGCTCGAGACCGCCCGGGCCGACGCGCGCCGCGGGTACGACGCGACCGACAGCGAGGCGCACTGGGGCTGGGCCTGGAGGAAGGAGTAG